One window from the genome of Salvia miltiorrhiza cultivar Shanhuang (shh) chromosome 7, IMPLAD_Smil_shh, whole genome shotgun sequence encodes:
- the LOC130991688 gene encoding cysteine-tryptophan domain-containing zinc finger protein 3-like — MVQEPELEEGETCYYNDDATIDPDIALSYIGEKVQSILGHLQKDFEGGVSAENLGAKFGGYGSFLPTHQRSPSIWSQPKSPPRVQNSHLPRSPNACPEGPPQKSITPSTHRDDASSSPGARASQTLKTSSHRQKATLSSGKVTETFPGKNELPSSKLGNPLDQRTLKVRIKVGPERVARYNAQIHSLGLTSPSSSEGNSHDESDELLIETCEIPNESPAYMLKTMTSFPMSDGFLLSPLCEDLLNLTREREYKLESEHEAAPKNSARSIKILNNDALRGKKTKTIDNKLKDNLEDLDGCEQKTSHGDNMEGNMQPSHDLKCKSLPDRVKKSDKNVLINKRVSKNREKGRAVSGDSVKDFSFEHSSGQSHGKHEQVESRCTSLEKIEEHRASISQKDVSVDHGQLGKSGGKGSYPSFKAYSEGERIENAMDDSTLKTGLYESDPRPVGSLSVEGGKKLKVRQSSEKKALKSDSLRDGDSAVPKKKSSARKDAHLGRKDAVQTSLEHMENPKHLLERASVDSPKNFNLDDLKAKSALADKSKESLSNKKYIDSVPANSRMVEPPAAAVPVVNPVFIKEEWVCCDRCETWRLLPYGTNPDQLPDKWVCSMLDWLPGYNRCDISEDETTAALHALYKVSVPQNQHNFQAHANGTVNGGAATTITAHDLNQNHQNFASDPIKKQKLQKRQSAVRSSYPLHSNSQMQMPLPDLENGGTKDVKPSLARGNFTNQIDMQHPSKSVSGLAKLNKRKGDHVAGDDSNPRKKIKQEAGECLQGKGQVKRTKSKDVPKFDNDLGVNGHSVTLDLPSKAALRNGKKKSSEKEVISAGPGNIINVKHEKVMHDVPHNGPLRVETCNGGQVTAKRIKLKDNVHSQERKVSINENNKDGDFHRDKKLRVSHNEDDEFRGSRDGDILKRRSVQLGDKEYPTNRSIEKEQQVKKPIASLRLTTEDIDELRKDLGCDQPSVAATSSSSKVSDSRKNRLSYVEVKGSPEESVSSSPMRMLYPNQVSPMMTETAGKVDLRFNDVGAVSSVKKQDMNESSEFSTVRRRKSGLTVDNGSKTLDLKNKLNKETAVDDNHRASKHEVSGNTKHPLSNDFSLKSVKNSPVVVGKNSIRKSKNSRSEKQSIHRERDKNDLESSNPCSSDAVQQSLKHDPPRRIEQSSAPIEPWTGKVRIDLRQGDKQGAVRPSKLALGSLGSLKRSPMDSRPNDASVLGDTSKSQKGTTNKNINSEAEQQSLPLNASLRNKNVSGATASTSLKEAEDVLKEAEELRTHADLIKNSGFSSESNYEYFKAALKFLHGASLLEACDAEPSKQMDMSPMQTYGAAAQLCKICASEYEKGHEFTFAALAYKCMEVAYLKVVYCKSSSACRFCLDLQSSLQMVPQGESPSSSASDVDNLNNLAMADKAALSKGSGPHAANHVIVPRNRPNFVRLLDFTKDVNFAMEAAKKSQGVFAAAHVELKKSQNKEAIASIKRVIDFSFQDVEELVRLVRLAFNSINRQGLRGDRE, encoded by the exons ATGGTTCAGGAGCCTGAGCTTGAAGAAGGAGAGACTTGCTATTACAATGATGATGCAACCATTGATCCTGATATAGCTCTCTCTTACATT GGAGAGAAGGTTCAGAGTATACTGGGCCATCTGCAGAAAGATTTTGAAGGCGGGGTTTCTGCGGAAAATTTGG GGGCAAAGTTTGGTGGATATGGCTCGTTTTTACCCACACATCAACGCTCTCCTTCAATTTGGTCGCAGCCAAAATCTCCACCAAGAGTTCAAAATTCCCACTTGCCTAGATCTCCCAATGCCTGTCCAGAG GGACCCCCCCAAAAATCAATCACACCTTCGACTCATAGGGATGATGCTTCTTCCTCCCCCGGTGCGCGTGCATCACAGACCTTGAAAACCTCCTCTCACAGACAAAAGGCAACCTTGTCTTCGGGTAAAGTTACCGAGACATTTCCAGGAAAAAATGAACTTCCTTCTAGTAAGTTAGGCAATCCACTAGATCaaagaacactgaaggttcgcATCAAGGTGGGACCCGAAAGGGTGGCTCGCTATAATGCTCAAATTCACAGTCTAGGGCTCACATCTCCATCTTCCTCGGAGGGAAACAGTCATGATGAAAGTGATGAGTTACTGATCGAGACTTGTGAGATACCTAATGAATCTCCTGCCTACATGCTTAAG ACGATGACTTCTTTTCCAATGTCCGATGGGTTTCTTCTTTCACCTCTGTGTGAAGATTTGCTGAACTTAACGAGAGAAAGAGAATATAAGTTAGAAAGTGAGCATGAAGCTGCTCCCAAGAATTCTGCAAGGTCGATTAAGATCTTGAATAACGATGCTCTAAGGGGGAAGAAGACAAAGACTATTGACAACAAATTGAAAGATAACCTAGAGGATCTTGATGGTTGTGAGCAGAAAACTTCGCACGGTGATAATATGGAAGGCAACATGCAGCCATCCCACGACTTGAAATGCAAATCTTTGCCTGATAGAGTTAAGAAATCGGATAAGAATGTCCTAATTAATAAGAGGGTAAGTAAGAATAGGGAAAAAGGACGAGCTGTTTCTGGTGATTCGGTTAAGGATTTTTCCTTTGAACACAGTTCTGGCCAAAGTCATGGCAAGCATGAGCAAGTGGAATCTCGATGCACTTCTCTAGAGAAAATCGAGGAACACAGGGCTTCGATTTCTCAGAAGGATGTTTCAGTTGATCACGGGCAACTTGGCAAGAGCGGAGGTAAAGGAAGTTATCCTTCATTCAAAGCTTATTCCGAAGGTGAAAGGATTGAAAATGCTATGGACGACTCAACTTTGAAAACTGGTCTATACGAGTCTGATCCTCGTCCTGTGGGGAGCTTATCTGTTGAAGGGGGAAAAAAGTTGAAAGTACGTCAAAGTAGTGAAAAGAAAGCTTTGAAATCGGATAGTTTGAGGGATGGTGACTCTGCTGTACCCAAAAAGAAATCCAGTGCAAGGAAGGATGCTCATCTTGGCCGAAAAGATGCGGTTCAGACAAGTTTAGAACATATGGAGAACCCGAAACATTTATTGGAGAGGGCCTCTGTTGATTCGCCTAAGAACTTTAATCTTGATGATTTGAAGGCGAAATCTGCACTTGCTGATAAATCGAAGGAGAGTTTAAGTAATAAGAAATATATAGACAGTGTGCCAGCTAACAGCCGCATGGTAGAGCCTCCAGCTGCAGCAGTACCAGTGGTAAACCCTGTGTTTATAAAAGAAGAGTGGGTTTGCTGTGACCGTTGCGAGACGTGGCGTCTTCTACCATATGGCACAAATCCGGACCAACTTCCTGATAAGTGGGTATGCAGCATGCTAGACTGGCT TCCAGGATATAATCGTTGCGACATTAGTGAAGATGAAACTACAGCAGCTCTTCACGCATTGTATAAAGTTTCTGTCCCTCAAAATCAACACAATTTCCAAGCTCACGCAAATGGAACCGTGAACGGTGGTGCAGCTACTACCATTACTGCTCACGATTTGAATCAGAACCACCAGAACTTTGCGTCTGATCCAATAAAGAAGCAGAAACTGCAAAAAAGACAGAGTGCAGTTAGATCGAGTTATCCACTTCATTCTAATAGTCAAATGCAAATGCCACTGCCGGATCTGGAAAATGGTGGCACAAAGGATGTGAAGCCGTCTCTTGCAAGAGGAAATTTTACAAACCAAATCGATATGCAGCACCCAAGTAAATCAGTGTCTGGTTTGGCCAAACTAAATAAACGAAAAGGAGATCATGTGGCAGGAG ATGATTCGAATCCGAGGAAAAAAATCAAGCAGGAGGCGGGTGAGTGTTTACAGGGGAAGGGGCAAGTAAAAAGGACTAAGTCTAAAGATGTGCCTAAATTCGACAATGATCTTGGCGTGAATGGCCACAGTGTGACACTGGATTTGCCGAGTAAGGCAGCCTTGAGGAATGGGAAGAAAAAGAGTTCCGAAAAGGAAGTTATCTCTGCAGGACCGGGTAATATTATTAATGTGAAGCATGAAAAAGTTATGCACGATGTACCACATAATGGGCCCCTGCGTGTGGAAACATGTAACGGTGGACAGGTAACGGCCAAAAGGATAAAATTGAAGGATAATGTACATAGCCAAGAAAGAAAAGTTTCGATCAATGAGAACAACAAAGATGGTGATTTTCATAGAGATAAGAAACTGCGAGTATCTCATAATGAAGATGATGAGTTCAGAGGAAGTCGGGATGGTGATATTTTGAAAAGAAGAAGTGTACAATTGGGGGATAAAGAATATCCGACAAATAGGAGCATCGAGAAGGAACAGCAGGTGAAGAAACCTATAGCAAGCTTGCGTCTCACTACTGAAGATATAGATGAACTGAGAAAGGATTTGGGGTGTGATCAGCCGTCAGTGGCTGCCACTTCAAGCTCCTCCAAGGTTTCCGATTCCCGCAAAAACAGGCTTAGCTATGTTGAGGTGAAAggctcgccagaggagtcggtTTCTTCGTCTCCCATGAGGATGCTCTATCCGAACCAGGTGTCGCCAATGATGACCGAGACTGCAGGGAAAGTCGATCTTAGGTTCAATGACGTTGGTGCAGTAAGCAGTGTGAAGAAGCAGGACATGAACGAGAGTTCTGAATTCAGCACAGTTAGGAGGAGAAAATCTGGTCTAACTGTGGACAATGGCTCAAAAACTTTAGATTTGAAGAACAAACTGAATAAAGAGACAGCTGTTGATGACAACCATCGTGCATCCAAACATGAAGTATCTGGTAACACGAAACATCCTCTCTCCAATGATTTCAGCCTTAAGTCTGTTAAAAACAGTCCAGTTGTTGTTGGTAAGAACAGTATCAGAAAATCGAAGAACAGCAGAAGTGAGAAGCAATCTATACACAGAGAACGTGATAAGAATGATCTAGAATCGAGCAATCCCTGCAGCAGTGATGCTGTGCAGCAGAGCCTTAAACATGATCCTCCAAGAAGAATAGAGCAAAGTTCCGCTCCAATTGAACCGTGGACCGGAAAGGTCCGCATTGACCTGCGTCAGGGAGATAAACAAGGTGCAGTTCGTCCTAGCAAACTTGCATTGGGATCATTGGGTTCCTTGAAAAGAAGTCCTATGGACTCAAGACCCAATGATGCTTCTGTACTTGGCGATACATCAAAGTCTCAAAAAGGTACTACTAACAAAAACATTAATAGTGAAGCAGAGCAACAATCTTTGCCTCTCAATGCAAGCCTTCGGAACAAGAATGTCTCTGGTGCTACTGCATCTACTTCTTTGAAAGAAGCTGAAGACGTCCTAAAAGAAGCAGAAGAACTCAGAACCCATGCCGATCTAATTAAG AATTCTGGTTTTAGTTCTGAAAGTAATTATGAATACTTTAAAGCGGCCCTAAAGTTTCTTCATGGAGCTTCGCTTCTAGAAGCCTGCGATGCAGAGCCTAGCAAACAGATGGATATGAGTCCAATGCAAACGTATGGTGCTGCTGCCCAACTTTGCAA AATATGTGCAAGTGAATATGAAAAAGGCCATGAATTCACCTTTGCTGCTTTGGCGTATAAATGCATGGAGGTGGCTTACCTGAAGGTAGTTTATTGCAAAAGCTCATCAGCATGCAGATTTTGCCTAGATTTGCAATCGAGTCTACAAATGGTTCCACAAG GTGAATCTCCGTCATCTTCTGCTTCTGATGTTGATAACTTAAATAATTTAGCAATGGCGGACAAGGCCGCATTGTCTAAAGGCAGTGGCCCTCATGCTGCAAATCATGTTATAGTGCCTCGCAACCGCCCCAACTTTGTTCGGCTGCTCGATTTT ACTAAAGATGTCAATTTTGCAATGGAAGCTGCCAAGAAATCGCAAGGCGTGTTTGCAGCCGCCCACGTCGAACTAAAAAAGTCTCAGAACAAAGAGGCTATTGCTTCGATCAAGAGAGTTATCGACTTCAGTTTTCAAGATGTAGAGGAACTAGTACGTTTGGTACGGCTCGCGTTCAACTCCATCAACCGCCAAGGTCTCCGTGGCGATAGAGAGTAG
- the LOC130991689 gene encoding protein SRG1, with protein sequence MHTKSSHLDPYQSLPSINTGLLLIKASNHLKEKNKHIFPQHFPTLTMAPAPISGIKVGHIDDVQELRRGGKSSHIPARFIRDTTERPALDKAIFCSDTIPVIDLSKLHKGSSDEMHKLMSSCQEWGFFQVVNHGVDVELVEGIERVAMEFFKMPLEEKQKYPMNPGTVQGYGQAFIFSEDQKLDWCNMFALGVIPDYIRNPKLWPSKPADFSETVDTYSTQIRLLCKNLLKHIATTLALKEDVFEEMFGVAVQAVRMNYYPACPRPDLVLGLSPHSDGSALTVLQQAKGSSVGLQILKDGKWISIQPIPNALVINIGDTIEVLTNGRYKSVEHRAVTHKEKDRLSIVTFYAPSYDIELGPLHEFVDENNPCKYRTYNHGEYSKHYVTNKLQGKKGLEFAKIVN encoded by the exons ATGCATACAAAGTCCAGCCATTTGGACCCCTACCAATCCCTCCCATCTATAAATACTGGCCTTCTCCTCATCAAGGCATCAAACCACcttaaagaaaaaaacaaacatATTTTTCCTCAGCATTTTCCCACTCTTACAATGGCTCCAGCTCCAATCTCAGGCATCAAAGTAGGCCACATAGATGATGTTCAAGAGCTAAGAAGAGGTGGGAAATCCTCACACATCCCTGCAAGATTCATCCGCGACACCACGGAGAGGCCGGCCCTAGACAAGGCCATCTTCTGCTCAGACACCATCCCTGTCATTGATCTCTCAAAACTCCACAAAGGAAGCAGTGATGAAATGCACAAGCTCATGAGCTCTTGTCAAGAATGGGGATTCTTTCAG GTTGTGAATCATGGGGTTGATGTGGAGTTGGTTGAGGGGATAGAGAGAGTGGCTATGGAGTTCTTCAAGATGCCTTTGGAGGAGAAGCAGAAGTATCCCATGAATCCTGGTACTGTACAAGGTTATGGTCAGGCCTTCATCTTCTCTGAAGATCAGAAATTGGATTGGTGCAACATGTTTGCACTTGGTGTTATACCAGACTACATTAGGAATCCAAAGCTCTGGCCATCTAAACCAGCAGATTTCAG TGAGACTGTTGACACATACTCAACACAAATAAGGTTACTGTGCAAGAATCTGCTGAAACACATAGCCACAACACTTGCACTAAAAGAGGATGTTTTTGAGGAGATGTTTGGTGTGGCTGTGCAAGCAGTGAGGATGAACTACTACCCGGCTTGCCCGAGGCCGGACCTCGTCTTAGGGCTAAGCCCGCACTCCGATGGTAGTGCCCTCACAGTTTTGCAACAGGCGAAGGGCAGCTCAGTTGGTCTCCAAATACTGAAAGATGGTAAATGGATATCAATTCAGCCCATCCCAAATGCTCTAGTCATCAACATTGGAGATACAATTGAG GTTTTGACTAATGGGAGATACAAGAGTGTGGAGCATAGAGCAGTGACTCACAAGGAGAAGGATAGGTTATCTATAGTGACATTTTATGCTCCGAGCTACGATATCGAGCTCGGTCCATTGCACGAGTTTGTAGATGAGAATAATCCTTGCAAGTATAGGACATACAACCATGGAGAGTATAGCAAACACTATGTTACTAACAAGCTGCAGGGGAAGAAGGGGTTGGAATTTGCTAAGATTGTCAACTAA